ATAGTCCCTAAAACATTTATATTAAAAGACTTGTGAAATGTTTCTGCCGATACTTGTTCGATTGGCTCATAAATATAAACGCCTGCATTGTTTACCAAAACATCCAAAGTGCCAAAAGCATTTTTTGTTTCTTCAAAAACTCTTTTTACATCGGATTCATTAGAAACATCACCTTGTACGGCAATTGCAATTCCTCCCTTATCTGTTATTTCTTTAACAACTTTCTCTGCTCCTTCTTTACTTGAAGCATAATTTACCACAACTTTTGCCCCCTCTGCTGCAAAGTATTTTGCAATTGAAGCTCCTATTCCTTTTGATGCACCTGTAACTATTGCTGTTTTATTTTTTAATCTGCTCATTCTATATGTGATTTAAATGTGAAATGCAAAGCTATAGACATTTGATTTATTTTAGTAACTTTGTTACCAAAAGTAATAGTAACCACGAAGTAACAAAGTAACATTGTATGGAATGTAGTATGCTCATAAAACAACAGCACAAAAAAGAAATGATGGCTGTTCAAGACTCAATGGATGTTTTAAATGGGAAATGGAAAATCTCTATTTTATCCTCTATATGCTATTATAACAAAAGACGTTTTTCTGATATACTTACAGATGTAGAAGGCATTTCGAATAAAATGCTGAGTAAGGAATTAAAAGAATTGGAAACAAACAAACTCATAATACGGACTGTTTTAAACACACAGCCTATAACCGTACAATATGAACTTACTGAACATGGCTTAACGCTTAAAACATTAATAAAGAATTTAACAGATTGGGGAATTGCACATCGTAAAAAAATTACAGAACAACAATAATTACAAAACTAATTCTTCAAAAATAGGATCTTGTAAAAGTGCTGTATAAAGTGAATCCATTGAATATTTAGAAGCATGCACCTGCCATTCTAAGGTAAGATGGTCTAAAGTACGACGCTGTCCTAAAAGCTTTGATTTTACAGAATGAACCTTAAACAATTCTTTGCATCTGTTGTAGCCATCATCTGTTCGCTTAAAAGTAATTCGAAGTGTTTTATGCTCACTAATTAAATCAATTTTATCCTGAAGAACAGTTAACAACGTAAGAATCAACAAAATCATTAATGCGGCACAAGCCGAAGCAAAATAATAACCCGCTCCTACTCCCATACTTACTGCCGCCACAGACCATATTGCAGCTGCTGT
This is a stretch of genomic DNA from Flavobacterium endoglycinae. It encodes these proteins:
- a CDS encoding MgtC/SapB family protein, whose amino-acid sequence is MELEIIIRLVLAAFWGALIGAEREYRGKAAGLRTTIMISVGACFFTLMSEWIGGPGNPDRIASNIVTGLGFLCAGVIFRSDSHVSGITTAAAIWSVAAVSMGVGAGYYFASACAALMILLILTLLTVLQDKIDLISEHKTLRITFKRTDDGYNRCKELFKVHSVKSKLLGQRRTLDHLTLEWQVHASKYSMDSLYTALLQDPIFEELVL
- a CDS encoding winged helix-turn-helix transcriptional regulator, producing the protein MECSMLIKQQHKKEMMAVQDSMDVLNGKWKISILSSICYYNKRRFSDILTDVEGISNKMLSKELKELETNKLIIRTVLNTQPITVQYELTEHGLTLKTLIKNLTDWGIAHRKKITEQQ